The following are from one region of the Entelurus aequoreus isolate RoL-2023_Sb linkage group LG17, RoL_Eaeq_v1.1, whole genome shotgun sequence genome:
- the LOC133631910 gene encoding natterin-3-like isoform X2: MKNPTVIQTQKPEETSDSSHVFREHSNLRWVSWNGSLPDGAVAIFNGYTERTDYVCKVNCEAGFFTASKGDFCHYSYADKEYASSKFEVLVNVDHFEFLEWVEDSYGSVPRYAVSTCNQVDIFVGKNKYGLGKVVSQHEAFFLPWEGEEYWYKKYQVLAINTDVYSQHISHVEYAVDRMELFHHPPETLQMAKVTNLECGAVTKTVSLEKTSATEKTWETGKETRNGSVSTMKARVPILGPGTVDFTKEQLVTFSEGTSVVEAISHSVSVELMVPPNFSCSVRMDGRKMSADIPFTARLSRTDHNGDTRWTSITGTYDDVSVGEINAVVERCQPVPETLPCSPPQQ, encoded by the coding sequence ATGAAGAATCCGACCGTCATCCAGACCCAAAAACCCGAGGAGACGTCAGACTCCTCCCACGTGTTCAGAGAACACAGCAACCTCAGATGGGTGTCGTGGAATGGTTCCCTGCCCGACGGGGCGGTGGCCATCTTTAACGGCTACACGGAGCGCACGGACTACGTGTGCAAAGTCAACTGCGAGGCAGGTTTCTTCACGGCCAGCAAAGGCGACTTCTGTCACTACTCCTACGCCGACAAAGAGTACGCCTCGTCCAAGTTTGAGGTGCTGGTCAACGTGGATCACTTTGAGTTTCTGGAGTGGGTGGAGGACTCGTACGGGTCCGTCCCACGGTACGCCGTCAGTACCTGCAACCAGGTGGACATCTTCGTGGGCAAGAACAAGTACGGCCTTGGCAAGGTGGTGAGCCAGCACGAGGCCTTCTTCCTGCCCTGGGAGGGCGAGGAGTACTGGTACAAGAAGTACCAGGTCCTAGCCATCAACACAGACGTGTACAGTCAGCACATCTCCCACGTGGAGTACGCCGTGGACCGCATGGAGCTCTTCCACCATCCCCCGGAGACCCTGCAGATGGCCAAAGTCACCAACCTGGAGTGCGGCGCCGTGACGAAGACGGTCAGCCTAGAGAAGACCAGCGCTACAGAGAAAACCTGGGAGACCGGCAAAGAAACCCGCAACGGCTCTGTGTCCACCATGAAGGCCAGGGTGCCCATCCTGGGCCCCGGGACCGTCGACTTCACCAAGGAGCAGCTGGTGACCTTCTCGGAGGGGACCAGCGTGGTGGAGGCCATCAGCCACTCGGTCAGCGTGGAACTGATGGTGCCGCCCAACTTCTCCTGCAGCGTCAGGATGGACGGCAGGAAGATGAGCGCCGACATCCCCTTCACGGCCCGGCTCAGCCGCACCGACCACAACGGGGACACCCGCTGGACGTCCATCACAGGCACCTACGACGACGTGAGCGTGGGCGAGATCAATGCCGTGGTGGAGAGGTGTCAGCCCGTGCCGGAGACccttccttgttctccccctcaACAATGA
- the ptrh1 gene encoding probable peptidyl-tRNA hydrolase: MISDIFVRLCAVLSWHFGKIIRCFCAMQSYLAGIVGRVRLRESLAAVRMSSDAQVRCKLVVGLGNPGMESTRHSVGMAVLAALAARLSPGERWRSDKQVCGDIMLAEVRGARLVLLRPKVLMNMNGVSVAKAARKYGVQAEDIVLVHDELDKSLGKMSIKHGGSARGHNGVRSCVACLHADVMLRLRVGIGRPAGRTSVERHVLGRFTAEEQKVLDTVLVQSVDMLLSQLSKEDQGQSSASPAGGRHGAL; this comes from the exons ATGATAAGTGATATTTTTGTTAGGTTGTGTGCTGTCCTTTCGTGGCACTTTGGCAAAATAATCCGCTGTTTTTGCGCCATGCAAAGTTATTTGGCTGGAATTGTGGGCCGGGTTCGGCTGCGCGAGTCGTTGGCAGCAGTGCGCATGAGCAGCGACGCGCAAGTTCGCTGCAAACTG GTGGTGGGTCTGGGCAACCCGGGCATGGAGAGTACCAGACACAGCGTGGGCATGGCGGTGCTCGCTGCCCTCGCTGCCCGCCTCAGCCCGGGCGAGCGATGGCGCAGCGACAAGCAGGTGTGCGGCGACATCATGTTGGCGGAGGTCCGAGGCGCACGCCTGGTGTTGCTCCGCCCCAAAGTACTGATGAACATGAACGGCGTGTCGGTGGCCAAGGCAG CCCGCAAATATGGCGTCCAGGCCGAAGACATCGTGCTGGTCCACGACGAGCTGGACAAGTCTTTGGGCAAGATGTCCATCAAACATGGAGGCAGCGCCAG AGGCCATAATGGAGTCCGGTCCTGCGTGGCCTGTCTTCACGCCGAT GTGATGCTCAGACTCCGGGTCGGGATCGGACGTCCGGCGGGGAGGACGTCGGTGGAGCGCCACGTCCTGGGACGCTTCACTGCGGAGGAGCAGAAGGTTCTGGACACGGTTCTGGTCCAGAGTGTGGACATGCTGCTGTCCCAGCTGAGCAAGGAGGACCAAGGACAGTCCTCCGCTTCACCAGCAGGTGGCAGACATGGCGctttgtga
- the LOC133631910 gene encoding natterin-3-like isoform X1: protein MTGCVVLLVLLHFCGPTLQSDPLGVPRLQGPSAWLKATLGEVVPSREAMKNPTVIQTQKPEETSDSSHVFREHSNLRWVSWNGSLPDGAVAIFNGYTERTDYVCKVNCEAGFFTASKGDFCHYSYADKEYASSKFEVLVNVDHFEFLEWVEDSYGSVPRYAVSTCNQVDIFVGKNKYGLGKVVSQHEAFFLPWEGEEYWYKKYQVLAINTDVYSQHISHVEYAVDRMELFHHPPETLQMAKVTNLECGAVTKTVSLEKTSATEKTWETGKETRNGSVSTMKARVPILGPGTVDFTKEQLVTFSEGTSVVEAISHSVSVELMVPPNFSCSVRMDGRKMSADIPFTARLSRTDHNGDTRWTSITGTYDDVSVGEINAVVERCQPVPETLPCSPPQQ from the exons ATGACCGGGTGTGTTGTCCTCCTGGTTCTGCTTCACTTCTGCGGCCCCACGCTGCAGTCGGACCCTCTTGGCGTCCCCCGACTTCAGGGCCCGTCCG CATGGCTAAAGGCCACGCTGGGGGAAGTCGTCCCTTCCAGGGAGGCCATGAAGAATCCGACCGTCATCCAGACCCAAAAACCCGAGGAGACGTCAGACTCCTCCCACGTGTTCAGAGAACACAGCAACCTCAGATGGGTGTCGTGGAATGGTTCCCTGCCCGACGGGGCGGTGGCCATCTTTAACGGCTACACGGAGCGCACGGACTACGTGTGCAAAGTCAACTGCGAGGCAGGTTTCTTCACGGCCAGCAAAGGCGACTTCTGTCACTACTCCTACGCCGACAAAGAGTACGCCTCGTCCAAGTTTGAGGTGCTGGTCAACGTGGATCACTTTGAGTTTCTGGAGTGGGTGGAGGACTCGTACGGGTCCGTCCCACGGTACGCCGTCAGTACCTGCAACCAGGTGGACATCTTCGTGGGCAAGAACAAGTACGGCCTTGGCAAGGTGGTGAGCCAGCACGAGGCCTTCTTCCTGCCCTGGGAGGGCGAGGAGTACTGGTACAAGAAGTACCAGGTCCTAGCCATCAACACAGACGTGTACAGTCAGCACATCTCCCACGTGGAGTACGCCGTGGACCGCATGGAGCTCTTCCACCATCCCCCGGAGACCCTGCAGATGGCCAAAGTCACCAACCTGGAGTGCGGCGCCGTGACGAAGACGGTCAGCCTAGAGAAGACCAGCGCTACAGAGAAAACCTGGGAGACCGGCAAAGAAACCCGCAACGGCTCTGTGTCCACCATGAAGGCCAGGGTGCCCATCCTGGGCCCCGGGACCGTCGACTTCACCAAGGAGCAGCTGGTGACCTTCTCGGAGGGGACCAGCGTGGTGGAGGCCATCAGCCACTCGGTCAGCGTGGAACTGATGGTGCCGCCCAACTTCTCCTGCAGCGTCAGGATGGACGGCAGGAAGATGAGCGCCGACATCCCCTTCACGGCCCGGCTCAGCCGCACCGACCACAACGGGGACACCCGCTGGACGTCCATCACAGGCACCTACGACGACGTGAGCGTGGGCGAGATCAATGCCGTGGTGGAGAGGTGTCAGCCCGTGCCGGAGACccttccttgttctccccctcaACAATGA